A single genomic interval of Lathyrus oleraceus cultivar Zhongwan6 chromosome 7, CAAS_Psat_ZW6_1.0, whole genome shotgun sequence harbors:
- the LOC127106489 gene encoding probable xyloglucan endotransglucosylase/hydrolase protein 32, translating into MKQLTSYPLSLPCILNRVFLLLTTMPSSSILFTFLVLSLTILCSNAQGPPSPGYYPSSKISPITFSQGFRNLWGPQHQRLDQNSLTIWLDSNSGSGFKSLHSYKSGYFGAAIKLQPGYTAGVITSLYLSNNQDHPGNHDEIDIEFLGTTPGKPYVLQTNVYMRGSGDGNIIGREVQFHLWFDPTQNFHNYAILWKPSEIIFLVDDVPIRRYPRKIDATYPSRPMYLYGSIWDASSWATEGGKYKADYKYQPFVGSYTNFKLQGCTVESPVSCQSPSVSAGYGSLSPQQYRAMQWVQNNYMVYNYCHDPRRNHNLIPEC; encoded by the exons ATGAAACAACTAACTTCTTATCCTCTGTCCCTCCCCTGCATTTTGAACAGAGTATTCCTTTTGCTTACAACAATGCCATCATCCTCTATTCTCTTCACTTTTCTTGTACTATCCCTCACAATTCTTTGTTCTAATGCTCAGGGTCCACCTTCACCTGGCTACTACCCTAGCTCCAAAATTAGTCCAATTACCTTTAGCCAAGGCTTTAGAAACCTTTGGGGACCTCAACATCAAAGATTAGACCAAAACTCATTAACAATATGGCTTGACTCTAACTCAG GTAGTGGATTCAAGTCACTTCACTCCTATAAATCCGGATACTTTGGTGCTGCAATTAAGCTTCAACCTGGATACACTGCTGGAGTTATTACTTCTCTTTAT CTATCAAATAATCAAGACCACCCAGGAAACCATGATGAAATTGACATTGAGTTTCTTGGCACTACACCAGGTAAGCCATATGTGTTGCAAACAAATGTATATATGAGAGGAAGTGGAGATGGGAACATTATAGGAAGAGAGGTGCAGTTTCATCTTTGGTTTGACCCAACTCAAAATTTTCACAACTATGCTATTCTATGGAAACCCAGTGAGATAAT ATTCTTAGTGGATGATGTTCCCATAAGAAGGTATCCTAGGAAAATTGATGCCACCTACCCTTCAAGGCCAATGTACTTGTACGGATCAATTTGGGATGCATCATCTTGGGCAACAGAAGGTGGAAAATACAAAGCAGATTATAAATACCAACCCTTTGTTGGAAGCTACACAAACTTCAAATTACAAGGTTGTACCGTTGAAAGCCCTGTCTCATGTCAATCACCCTCTGTCTCTGCTGGGTATGGTAGCCTTAGCCCTCAACAATATAGGGCAATGCAATGGGTCCAAAACAATTACATGGTCTACAATTATTGTCACGATCCTAGAAGAAACCACAATCTTATTCCCGAATGCTAA